One stretch of Candidatus Omnitrophota bacterium DNA includes these proteins:
- a CDS encoding Arc family DNA-binding protein: MSKITTIRLPEQMREQLETQARLEHRSLSQQIKENLKIALAATANPDLPLQFIRDILEAKAEKETGGAVPFEI; encoded by the coding sequence ATGTCAAAAATAACAACGATACGCCTGCCGGAGCAGATGAGGGAGCAGCTTGAGACGCAAGCCCGCCTCGAGCACAGGTCTCTTTCACAGCAGATAAAGGAAAATTTGAAAATAGCTCTTGCCGCCACGGCAAATCCCGATCTGCCGCTCCAGTTTATCCGGGACATATTGGAGGCCAAGGCCGAAAAAGAGACAGGCGGCGCCGTGCCCTTTGAAATATAG
- a CDS encoding UPF0164 family protein — MMSKSKHIASENLRQILLKISLVLILFSYSYVFAAGRTRAEFLRIDTGGRPAGMGGAFSAVSDDINSIFYNPAGLGWIEGTEVTFLHNAWLEGISQDYLAGTHNLGWGSIGVSINYFDLGEITGKASQIDKPYSFTARQTAATLSLGGRIKTNMAVGTSLKLIQEKIENENSSGWAVDFGIINQIDEYRFAVSAQNLGPKIKFIDEKEEIPTLFKFGIARQLENLTIAFDVNVLLNSSLYNCFGVEYKLNNMLSLRAGYQMDEDYDSNIGLTAGLGVLLGDYRLDYAYMPFGEIGITHRISIIYSFGNYPVLNDFKSYSMNYDDWYSKYGTN; from the coding sequence ATGATGAGTAAAAGTAAACATATTGCATCTGAGAATCTAAGGCAGATTCTGTTGAAAATTTCACTTGTGCTGATTCTATTTTCATATTCATATGTATTTGCAGCCGGCAGGACACGGGCAGAATTTCTACGCATTGATACCGGAGGGAGGCCGGCGGGGATGGGCGGAGCATTTTCTGCAGTGAGCGACGATATTAACAGTATTTTTTATAACCCGGCTGGCTTGGGCTGGATAGAAGGAACAGAAGTAACATTTTTACATAATGCCTGGCTTGAAGGTATTTCTCAGGACTATTTAGCCGGAACGCATAATTTGGGCTGGGGGAGTATAGGAGTCAGTATTAATTATTTTGATCTGGGTGAAATAACGGGTAAAGCATCTCAGATTGATAAGCCGTATAGTTTCACAGCCCGCCAAACGGCAGCAACTTTGTCTTTGGGTGGACGGATAAAGACAAATATGGCGGTGGGAACAAGTCTGAAGCTAATTCAGGAAAAGATAGAGAATGAAAATTCTTCCGGCTGGGCGGTAGATTTCGGAATTATAAATCAAATTGATGAATACCGTTTTGCTGTTAGCGCGCAGAATTTAGGCCCCAAAATAAAATTCATAGATGAAAAAGAGGAAATTCCCACTTTATTTAAATTCGGTATTGCCCGCCAATTAGAAAATTTAACTATAGCTTTTGATGTCAATGTTTTATTGAACAGTTCTCTGTATAATTGTTTCGGGGTTGAATACAAACTGAATAATATGTTGTCATTAAGGGCTGGTTATCAGATGGATGAAGATTATGATTCAAACATTGGTCTCACCGCCGGCCTCGGTGTATTATTAGGTGATTATAGGCTGGACTATGCGTATATGCCTTTTGGGGAGATTGGAATTACCCACCGTATTTCTATCATTTACTCATTTGGGAATTATCCCGTACTTAATGATTTTAAATCTTACTCAATGAATTATGACGATTGGTATAGTAAGTATGGAACCAACTGA